The Ptychodera flava strain L36383 chromosome 16, AS_Pfla_20210202, whole genome shotgun sequence region ATTATATGGCTAGAGGCAATCAGGACACAAAATGACTGACTCTCAATGTAATTTGTGCACATTATTGATCATGCATCAGGTACAAATTCGGTACAGAATCATTGTAAATGAACATGAAGGTTTCCTCTTACCTGGCGCTGCCGCCATATTTAATCGTGAATTTTCCCAGAGGCAGATCCAGATCATCATGTATGAGATATATGTCATCAGCAGATATGTTGAACTTTTTCACTGCAAGTATACAAAAGTCACAAGTGTAAAatggaacaacaacaacagattCCTTTCCTTACAAATGACAATAGGAAAtgaatttcaattgaaatttctcacaatttttttctttgttttcattcttttttttccattttgttatGAGCAATGAAGAGAGCTGAAAGCATCGTTTTCCTacagaaaacaattttcaaagatAATGGGTGAAATTCAAATCACGTATGATGCAAACATCCTCCAGATCACTGTTACCTCATAATTTCTTCACTGCTCAACAGCTCAACTACTTTTTATCTGGTTTGATGACACAGAAATGATTCACGAAATTCTTCTCAAATCCTACCATATGTCAACTTTTAATacaaaaagtgcatattttGCCTTCTGAATTTTGTACTCAGTATTTGTTTGTATTGATgtcagtggtttgctttgaaacgTTTGCACTACAGGAACTAGACATACTGTCTAAATTGAAAAGTTGCCAACGTTGTAAGGTGTAAATATTGTATTGCAGTAATAAAGTTGATCAAAGAAATCAACCCTTCCatagttgaaacattgtccGGAAggaggtcagatgtagtcaagACAACACCACCAGATCAGCACAAAAATGCTTGCAAATGATGCATTCAAATGATGTGTGTGGATGCGAGGTATTGTTTTGACTACGTGTGACCTCCTTCcacacaatgtttcaacttttgtagAGTTGATTTCCATGAAGTTACAtacaatatttgatcaatgaATGTGTAATTGCATTTCCTGATAAATAAAGAGAGGAAGATAGCAGCTGCAGCAACGTGGACCATTGCTTTAACCTGTTCGCCCCATATTCCATGTAAACGTGTCCACTATCACTAGTTATAACAATGGGTTTGCGCCAAACCATGGTTTGTCGAAGAGAGCTACCAAAAAGATACTTGTTGAGTGACCCCTCCTCACCCGCTTTCAAAATACTTTGTCCGTTCACATTCATGAAGAGTCTTGGCTTGAGGAAAATCAGCTGATGTGCTCCATCAATTGTTGCTATGGCAACATCCCCGAGGCATCCTTTATCCTTCTGCCATGAAGATTGAAGCTCTCTCACCATGTGGTTAACAAGGTTCATTCCAATGCTATGCCTTGTGTTGGGCATTGTGTAGTTCCCTAATCCTACAATCTGTAGATATACAAAAACTGGAGTCAATGATACCAGTATCAGTTTGGAAACTGGCCACTTATGTTCTTTTACTGGATGGGGCTAATCTGTGTGCACGGTTTCAACATAAATTAATCTAATGCATCAAAAGCCATGAAGCTCAAAGGAGATTTGCTGTTCAGTTCCATGCTGCAACAGATCAGAGATCTGGCAGATAGGTTTACAGCAACCTAAGTTGTCTTGTTGCTGTATGGGTGTTACCGTATAACATTATCATTATCCTTTAAAAGAGCACATTAATCACATTAACAATTCAGAATTCTGCGTCTTGTGCAATATATGGATGTTTTCAATAGGGAAACTCCTTCATGAAGTCTACGCCAAACTACTGTGATTAGCAAACTCCTACTACCTCCTGATTGCAACAGTTTTGTTGCTTTTTAGTCTTTAAATCCTTCAGACAAACATCTGCATATATGTTTACCAGAAAGGATTGTATGCATTGACCATTTGTTCCTAGTTTGCGAACGGGAACTATGTTATCGGAATGTTAACAACTTTAACAGTTACCCATCTTTTAACTTTGCATGTCGACAATCCCTTGTGTCTTTTCTGTTGCTCATTGGTGTTTTCTCTCACACATATGACGGTCGGGGGAATTGCAAGCGTAGCGGTGAAGGTGCAAGCTGGACATCACCCAACTGTCATTTGTGTGAGAGACAACACCAGTGAGAGACAGAAATGGTGCAAGGGGCTGTCGACAGTCTAGCTGTTGTGTTGTTATACTTTGCGACACTTTATGGTTGGTCCACATGAGACATGGAACTCCTTGGAGAATCATTGAGGTACCACTTGAAGTGAAATTGGGTTCTCCGACGTAGAGGGCGCGTACCAATTTACCACATAAAAGACAACACTACGTCACGTGTTTTCAGATgaagtccctccacaaagggacCGTGTTCAGACGGGTGACAGGAACTCGCACCTTTTcaaacccgcccagaaccaactacTGATCCTTATAAACTATActttatattttattgctttACGTATTCAGTCCTGTAGACTCGACATGCTGTGTTGATGGTGGAATAAATTTTACGACAAaagatacaaacaaacaaaggggAAAACCTCAACAGCCAAACCACTCCCTTGATTGTGTTGCGttcgaaggggggggggggcatcaaACACTCCTAAACAACGCCACATGGTAAGGCTACAGATCAGCAGACACGATATATTAGTTTTTATTAGTACACTCACCAGGGTTCGAAGTTGGCTCTTGTTGGCTTCCATCGTCGAAACTTTTGCTGtggtggaaatgtttatgattttTGAAAACCGCATGTCGATGAGACCACGAAGATGAGGAAGACGACGGAAGATACACAACTTTTGCTGTCTCAAGATCATGTTACATGAGAGTATTGCCTCACGATTCATTCATACGGCGACCAGCTGATTGCACAACCTTCTGCAATCTACGCAGAATTTTGCGCACAATGACATCATTACTTTAACTCCTGATTGGCTTTCTCGCtgtgaggtcagaggtcacaataCATGTAGTATACCAGCATGCTCAAGAGTCtacatgtaatattttacacaatatACCGACTGTGCTTAAGTAACAAGCCATTGAATCACACAACTTGGCAACTTAAATGGACCATATCGCAGTGAAACCCTCTTGTAGATTAACCGAATTACGTGCATGATCGTTTTTAATTTACGACGCGGAGAACGCTGGAGAGGTGCATGGTCCACAGTCGCGTTTGTGGTTTGATATGCATTACAGCTGCCttcgccgtgtatcgaaccacaagtgactgtggtcgCAGCCCAGTTCATCAGTTCTCATATTGCACTTGTTCGATGTATTGGGAATTTGATTGAGGAGATATGCCACTGATTATCTCACTGAGGAATGAGACAATGTTTATTTCAGTCATCATGTCATGGCTTTGCTTCGCACTCTGTACAAATAATCATGGCTATTCCAAGGGCCAGGCAGAAGTCCTCGAAAGAACTTTGACCCCACCTGTCATTAAGTTCAAAGGTCGCATTTTCGCCAAACTGAGATGAACATGGCGACTCGTCTGAATAAACTCGCTGCTGTTGTTACAGGTAAGGTATCATGATAAATATTCTGAACATTTTAGCGACGGGATGGGCCAGTAGTCTCCGGGACTCTAGGTACAAAACAAGTCAATAGTAACTTTAATCAAGCTATTGCGTGTGTGAATTCCATGGAATACAAGTTATGAATATCGCCTGTTGATCTTTGCCCAAGGAAGACTTGCAAATCTTTATTTACAGaagatgaaaataaacttttgaaaattacacaaaCTAAGGTGGGATTTTTGGCAAAAGtaagtaaaaagaaaataaaaaagcaaaaaagaCAGTCAACAACAAGAAATAAATCTCCACTCAGAAAAATAAGTTTATACCTTACAAGCAAAGTAACACAATAATATACAATTATGCTTAAAATGGCTTTTATGCTATCACTTTGACACAACGTCTCTGTAAGTTCTTACAATATGGTCTTTCAATACACTGTCACACGAATCAATCACAATTTTGAGTTCACTAGTTTGGCCTGTTATTCTCGTATTCTACTTTAGTTTTTAGCTCATTGGTCTATCTGTACAGTTTgaagtttcttttatttttcatcTGAGTATTCGTTGTTTTAGCAACTGATAACAATTAAGGATGTACTGTATATAATATCCCCATTGATTTGCATCTATGGTCGTGTTGCAGTCACTGGTAGCATGACAGAGTTGGTTGATTTGTAATAACTCATTCTACCTTCACATCTAATATAATTAAAATTATATCAATTGATTCTGACATTTTAGGTAAAAATTGCACTTAACCTGTTGCtctttcacatatcacaggaggTGGCAGTGGTATTGGAAGGGCAGTGTGTCAAAGATTCGCCAGAGAGGGCGCCAGTGTAGCCATAGTCGATACAAACGAAGATGGGGTTAGGCAGACTTTAGATGGACTTCAAACTAACCACCCTGAGTGCGGACACCACACTTTTGTCACGGATGTTTCCAGTTCAGAATCTGTGGAGAAGCTGGTGCAGGATGTCCAGGAAAGATTCCCAGTTATTCCAACAATTGTGGTCAACTGTGCTGGTATTACCAGGGATACTTTCCTTCTCAAAATGAGGGAAAAACAATTTGATGATGTCATGAATGTCAATTTAAAAGTAAGGCTCATTACAATTTGACAAACACAGAGAGATGATATCATGTCTTTATACAGCTTGTACACACATTATGGCATCAGATGGCAAGTAAACTGCATTGCTGTAATTTGCCATAAATTTGATTTCCAGGGAggccgtttaaacaaaattctttgtttgccatccttgaatttttgaaaaacctatcagccagccagggaaaaaaaacaaacacagacaaaaaccacaagtgtattaacataagctgaatttttattcaggttattattgaaaaattatattttattagtaatagtgttaacactgtgtttgttttcttaattttctctgaaaacctgttATCACGCATattgcaaacaaagaattttatttaaagcgcctaaaACTGCAAATTTAACTAATGTTCTAATAACACATATGTATATAGGCCCTGCTCAAAAGAATTAGCCACAAATGCtcagatgtgaaaattttatgatataAAACATAAATAGATTATCATTTATGCCATCAAAGCCCCTTACCTTATCTCTGTCAAACATGGGTTCACTATACTGATTTCTGACAGTTATTCAGGGCCCGATGACTGCTTACACTGTAGTATGCATATTTACAATGATCACACAGTATTTCACATTGCTAATGTTGAATCATGAATAAGGACCCTTCcccacctcccccccccccccccaccaaacTCCATCCCAAACTTATAGAGCAGTAGGAACAGCTTTTCTCAGTGCCACTTCATGATAAAACCAGTTACACTCTGCTTGCCTTTTCAGGGAGTATTTCTTGTTACCCAGGCTATGAGCAGACTGATGGTGGAAAACAAAGTTGCTAGTGGTTCTATCATCAATGTGTCCAGCATAACGGGAAAGGTGAGGGGTCAAAGGTCGTTATTCTTCCGATTTGCATAGCCACGTATTGTATCATGTCAGGTGACCTTATCTGCCCTTAAATTGTTAGACTTTGGAGTATGTATCATTCCTTTGCACCTTGATTTGGAATCATTTTGTTAACGtagtaatatgcacctcgaaaatgaaagacttaaacttcatTTTGCTCAGACtctctcaatgaaactttcaaccatactctcaccaaatcaagaaaaaatcaggggtcactgtgcgagttttggtactagagaaaaaaaattatctttggTAACATTTAACAATATTTCAGATCAAAAATGGCTGTCATTCCTATGtataactctatgggaaaaaatgcaatttttgatGTTGGAAAAATTAAGacaattaaaattttctcactcaAGGAGTTTTAaatacagctagttttcaatcgggttcgaactcacaacatatggcatcagtcgcctagcggagaggtaACAGACAGAactgctcggctaaatccccactgtcaataaagagtggttcaatagccggctaaattgttacatttttctgactgagaccactCCACActttgtagagttcgtgaagcactcaaacacgtacgctcactatcacacatcgcacagacaaaatttatcgaagcgaagcaatgaaaataaatccccacaattggtagatcagaaacgaGTTGTAAACAgtttacagggctcgaaattaacttttttccctggtagtccacttgggctaccattttctgaagttggtagtccagtg contains the following coding sequences:
- the LOC139114260 gene encoding (3R)-3-hydroxyacyl-CoA dehydrogenase-like; the protein is MNMATRLNKLAAVVTGGGSGIGRAVCQRFAREGASVAIVDTNEDGVRQTLDGLQTNHPECGHHTFVTDVSSSESVEKLVQDVQERFPVIPTIVVNCAGITRDTFLLKMREKQFDDVMNVNLKGVFLVTQAMSRLMVENKVASGSIINVSSITGKVGNIGQCNYSASKAGVIGFTKTVALELGRFNIRCNAILPGWIETPMTQAVPDKVKAQILPHIPLRRIGRPEEIADVCMLLATNEYMTGTSIEVTGGIGL
- the LOC139114261 gene encoding probable peptidyl-tRNA hydrolase, which gives rise to MNREAILSCNMILRQQKLCIFRRLPHLRGLIDMRFSKIINISTTAKVSTMEANKSQLRTLIVGLGNYTMPNTRHSIGMNLVNHMVRELQSSWQKDKGCLGDVAIATIDGAHQLIFLKPRLFMNVNGQSILKAVKKFNISADDIYLIHDDLDLPLGKFTIKYGGSARGHNGVRSAMNSLQSQAMSRLRIGIGRPTRKAEVTDYVLSNFTPNEQVTIEGVIERASKLLLQNIAQPLTT